The following are encoded together in the bacterium genome:
- a CDS encoding molybdopterin molybdotransferase MoeA, translating into MISVREALDRVLEDLPRVGGEQVPLAVARGRVLAEAIQAPRDVPPFRNSAMDGYAVRQADVSAASASGPVVLRVLETVAAGAVASQPVAPGTAIRIMTGAPMPDGADAVVRVEDTSEVSEGVAIRAAVAPRANIREPGEDMRAGETVLEAGRLLRPADIGLLASLGMSMLRVARRPRVAIVSTGDELVDLGEPLGPGQIVNSNAYTLAAAVEEAGAEPLHLGIVRDRPPLIRAAFADALNADVVLSTGGVSVGSFDYVRTILAELGYEERFWRVAQKPGKPLTFGRCGRAPVFGLPGNPVSSLVCFYLYVLPALRTMLGLDRVHLASAAATLVEGVRKAPGLTEFVRCSLQGSPDDYRARSTGTQSSGALRSLSLGDALIVGPPEAAHLDAGARVRVVLLNADAVAGPPF; encoded by the coding sequence ATGATCAGCGTGCGCGAAGCGCTCGACCGCGTGCTCGAGGACCTGCCGCGGGTCGGCGGCGAGCAGGTCCCGTTGGCCGTGGCGCGCGGCCGCGTGCTGGCCGAGGCCATCCAGGCGCCGCGCGACGTGCCGCCGTTCCGCAATTCGGCGATGGATGGGTACGCGGTGCGCCAGGCCGACGTCAGCGCCGCGTCGGCCAGCGGCCCGGTGGTGTTGCGCGTCCTCGAGACCGTCGCTGCCGGCGCGGTGGCGAGCCAACCGGTGGCGCCGGGCACGGCGATCCGCATCATGACCGGCGCGCCGATGCCGGACGGCGCCGATGCCGTCGTCCGGGTCGAGGATACCAGCGAGGTATCCGAGGGCGTGGCGATCCGCGCCGCGGTCGCGCCGCGGGCCAACATCCGCGAGCCGGGCGAGGACATGCGCGCCGGCGAGACGGTGCTCGAGGCCGGTCGGCTGCTGCGGCCGGCCGATATCGGCCTGCTCGCCTCGCTCGGGATGTCGATGCTGCGCGTGGCGCGGCGGCCGCGGGTGGCGATTGTCTCGACCGGCGACGAGCTGGTCGACCTCGGCGAGCCGCTGGGGCCGGGCCAGATCGTCAACAGCAACGCCTACACGCTGGCGGCGGCGGTGGAGGAGGCGGGGGCGGAGCCGCTCCACCTCGGCATCGTGCGCGACCGGCCGCCGCTGATCCGCGCCGCGTTCGCCGACGCGTTGAACGCCGACGTGGTGCTCTCGACCGGCGGCGTGTCCGTCGGCAGCTTCGACTACGTGCGGACGATCCTCGCCGAGCTCGGATACGAGGAGCGCTTCTGGCGGGTGGCGCAGAAGCCGGGCAAGCCGCTCACCTTCGGTCGCTGCGGTCGCGCCCCGGTGTTCGGGCTGCCGGGCAATCCGGTGTCGTCGCTGGTGTGTTTCTACCTCTACGTGCTGCCGGCCCTGCGCACGATGCTGGGGCTCGACCGCGTGCACCTGGCGAGCGCCGCGGCGACGCTGGTGGAGGGGGTGCGCAAGGCGCCGGGCCTCACCGAGTTCGTGCGCTGCAGCCTGCAGGGATCGCCGGACGACTACCGGGCGCGGTCGACCGGCACGCAGAGCTCGGGCGCGCTGCGCTCGCTGTCGCTCGGCGACGCGCTGATCGTCGGCCCGCCCGAGGCGGCGCACCTGGACGCCGGGGCGCGGGTGCGGGTCGTGCTGCTCAACGCCGACGCCGTCGCCGGGCCGCCGTTCTGA
- the dnaB gene encoding replicative DNA helicase: MADESLRKVPPQSIEAEEAVIGGILLDNNALDRAVELIIAEDFYREAHRRIFRAMLDLSERHEPVDLVTLADALRSRNELQEVGGAAFLAELVERVPTAANVGYYARIVKDKAILRSLISTTTEIALKGYEAPADVESFLDEAEHQIFQLSERKARPSFFRVRDIVVESMKAVEQLYERQELVTGVPTGFVDLDKKTAGLQPGDLVIVAGRPSMGKTAFALNMAQYAALEGKSGVAVFSLEMSKEQLVLRMLCSEARVDQSKVRAGFAAQRDYPKLAIAAERLSEAPIYIDDTPAISVLELRAKARRLKRERDANLSLIVVDYLQLMRGHATDSREQEISGISRSLKALAKEISVPVVALSQLNRAVESRGGEKKPIMADLRESGAIEQDADVIMFLYRPWVYDKNADEREAEVIIAKQRNGPIGTVPVTFFSEYTRFDNRAQDDIDYPAQIDEL, encoded by the coding sequence ATGGCCGACGAGTCACTGCGCAAGGTTCCGCCCCAGAGCATCGAGGCCGAGGAAGCGGTGATCGGCGGCATCCTGCTCGACAACAATGCCCTCGACCGCGCCGTCGAGCTGATCATCGCCGAGGATTTCTACCGCGAGGCGCACCGCCGGATCTTCCGCGCCATGCTCGATCTCAGCGAGCGGCACGAGCCGGTGGACCTGGTGACGCTGGCCGACGCCCTGCGCTCGCGCAACGAGCTGCAGGAGGTCGGCGGCGCCGCCTTCCTGGCCGAGCTGGTGGAGCGGGTGCCGACGGCGGCGAACGTCGGCTACTACGCGCGCATCGTGAAGGACAAGGCGATCCTGCGCTCGTTGATCAGCACCACCACCGAGATCGCGCTCAAGGGCTACGAGGCGCCGGCGGACGTCGAGAGCTTCCTGGACGAGGCCGAGCACCAGATCTTCCAGCTCAGCGAACGCAAGGCGCGTCCGTCGTTCTTCCGCGTGCGCGACATCGTCGTCGAGTCGATGAAGGCGGTCGAGCAGCTCTACGAGCGCCAGGAGCTGGTGACCGGGGTGCCGACCGGATTCGTCGACCTCGACAAGAAGACCGCCGGCCTGCAGCCCGGCGACCTGGTGATCGTCGCCGGCCGGCCGAGCATGGGCAAGACCGCCTTCGCCCTGAACATGGCGCAGTATGCGGCGCTCGAGGGCAAGTCCGGGGTCGCGGTCTTCTCGCTCGAGATGTCGAAGGAGCAGCTCGTGCTGCGCATGCTCTGCTCGGAGGCGCGCGTCGACCAGTCCAAGGTGCGCGCCGGCTTCGCCGCGCAGCGCGACTACCCGAAGCTGGCGATCGCCGCCGAACGGCTGTCCGAGGCCCCGATCTACATCGACGACACGCCGGCGATCAGCGTCCTCGAGCTGCGCGCCAAGGCGCGGCGCCTCAAGCGCGAACGCGACGCCAACCTCAGCCTCATCGTCGTCGACTACCTCCAGCTCATGCGCGGCCACGCCACCGACAGCCGCGAGCAGGAGATCTCCGGCATCTCGCGTTCGCTGAAGGCCCTGGCCAAGGAGATCAGCGTGCCGGTGGTCGCGCTGTCGCAGCTCAACCGCGCCGTCGAATCGCGCGGCGGCGAGAAGAAGCCGATCATGGCCGACCTGCGCGAGTCGGGCGCCATCGAGCAGGACGCCGACGTCATCATGTTCCTCTACCGGCCGTGGGTATACGACAAGAACGCCGACGAGCGCGAGGCCGAGGTGATCATCGCCAAGCAACGCAATGGCCCCATCGGCACGGTGCCCGTGACCTTCTTCTCCGAGTACACCCGCTTCGACAATCGGGCCCAGGACGACATCGACTACCCGGCGCAGATCGACGAGCTGTGA
- the ispF gene encoding 2-C-methyl-D-erythritol 2,4-cyclodiphosphate synthase has protein sequence MPSQGPSLRIGQGWDIHRLVADRPLLLAGVRIPHGRGLLGHSDGDAVLHAVADALLGAIAAGDLGQHFPDSDPRWHGADSARLLGAVMAMLAARRGRVVNADVSILAEQPKLAPHMAAMRARLAALLAVDASCVGIKARTMEGLGAIGAGEAIAAQAVVLVALSPPRRRAAVRRERAPRRARRRRPHAPRPGRRPPGA, from the coding sequence ATGCCGAGCCAGGGGCCGTCGCTGCGCATCGGCCAGGGCTGGGACATCCACCGCCTGGTGGCCGATCGGCCGTTGCTGCTCGCCGGCGTGCGCATTCCGCATGGGCGCGGCCTGCTCGGCCATTCCGACGGCGATGCCGTGCTGCACGCCGTCGCCGATGCGCTGCTCGGAGCGATCGCCGCCGGCGACCTCGGCCAGCACTTTCCCGACAGCGACCCGCGCTGGCACGGCGCCGACAGCGCGCGCCTGCTCGGCGCGGTGATGGCGATGCTGGCGGCGCGCCGCGGGCGGGTGGTCAACGCCGACGTGAGCATCCTGGCCGAGCAGCCGAAACTCGCCCCGCACATGGCGGCGATGCGGGCGCGCCTGGCGGCGTTGCTCGCCGTCGACGCGTCGTGCGTCGGGATCAAGGCGCGCACCATGGAAGGTCTCGGCGCGATCGGCGCCGGCGAGGCGATCGCCGCGCAGGCGGTGGTGCTGGTCGCGCTGTCGCCGCCGCGCCGCCGCGCCGCCGTCAGGCGAGAACGGGCGCCTCGGCGAGCGCGTCGGCGTCGTCCGCACGCGCCGCGTCCCGGCCGGCGGCCGCCTGGCGCTTGA
- a CDS encoding PAS domain-containing protein: MKSRLRHARARLAPRVAPAPPLADVLAAFNDAVVVLDHEQRVVLFNPAAEELTGVPQRRALGEPCARLFQDTPLIGEVVDRVIRLGQSESRTDEGLVRGRRRVPVRVSCAPLWERDRVTGAALVIHDLGYQRTLEDSARRHESLARLGTLVAGLAHEVRNPLAGIKGAAQLLQHHPSAPADLAEYTAVITREVNRLSALVEDLLTLGAPPKPRLAPVNVHRILQEVVAVVEPELTRANVRLQFAFDPSLPDLQADASQLSQVFLNLLRNAQESMAVDGTAPPERNAITLGTRMETDFHIQRASAGSRSFLRVEVADQGCGIDAATAAQMFEPFFTTKARGTGLGLAISAKIVSEHGGIMRAAPNHPYGTVITVSLPVARG, translated from the coding sequence ATGAAATCACGCCTCCGCCACGCGCGTGCCCGGCTCGCGCCGCGCGTCGCTCCGGCGCCCCCGCTCGCCGACGTCCTGGCGGCGTTCAACGACGCCGTGGTCGTGCTCGACCACGAACAGCGGGTGGTGCTGTTCAACCCCGCCGCGGAAGAGCTCACGGGAGTGCCGCAGCGCCGCGCCCTCGGCGAGCCCTGCGCCCGCCTGTTCCAGGACACGCCCCTGATCGGCGAGGTGGTGGATCGGGTGATCCGCCTCGGCCAGAGTGAGTCGCGCACCGACGAGGGACTGGTGCGCGGCCGTCGGCGGGTCCCCGTGCGCGTGAGTTGTGCGCCACTGTGGGAACGCGACCGGGTGACGGGCGCCGCCCTGGTGATCCACGATCTCGGCTACCAGCGGACCCTCGAGGACTCGGCGCGGCGCCACGAGAGCCTGGCCCGCCTCGGCACGCTGGTCGCCGGCCTCGCGCACGAGGTCCGCAACCCGCTCGCCGGCATCAAGGGCGCGGCGCAACTGCTCCAGCACCATCCGTCGGCGCCCGCCGATCTCGCCGAGTACACCGCGGTGATCACGCGCGAGGTGAACCGCCTGAGCGCGCTGGTCGAGGACCTCCTCACCCTCGGCGCGCCGCCCAAGCCGCGGCTGGCGCCGGTCAACGTGCATCGCATCCTGCAGGAAGTCGTGGCGGTGGTCGAACCGGAGCTCACGCGCGCCAACGTGCGCCTGCAGTTCGCCTTCGACCCCAGCCTCCCCGACCTGCAGGCCGACGCCTCGCAGCTCAGCCAGGTGTTCCTCAACCTGCTGCGCAACGCCCAGGAGTCGATGGCCGTCGACGGCACCGCCCCGCCGGAGCGCAACGCCATCACCCTCGGCACGCGCATGGAAACCGACTTCCACATCCAGCGCGCCTCCGCTGGCAGCCGCAGCTTCCTGCGGGTCGAGGTCGCGGACCAGGGCTGCGGCATCGACGCGGCGACGGCGGCCCAGATGTTCGAGCCCTTCTTCACCACCAAGGCGCGCGGCACCGGCCTCGGTCTGGCGATCTCCGCGAAGATCGTCTCCGAGCACGGCGGCATCATGCGCGCCGCGCCCAACCACCCGTACGGGACGGTGATCACCGTCTCGCTGCCGGTCGCCAGGGGATGA
- a CDS encoding sigma-54-dependent Fis family transcriptional regulator → MSMESTSPGTILVADDEESVRFVLAKALESAGHVVLQASGGREALDRLRERPFDIAFIDLRMPDYDGLAVLGSARESGITTPIVIVTAQNTMDNAIEAMKRGAYDYIAKPFNIDEVQAVAHRALEMARLSTDLKRVERELRGRFEVGVAIIGNSPAMQEIYKIIGRIANTDTTVLIQGESGTGKELIAKVIHYHSPRWSGPFVAINCSAIPRELLESELFGHEKGAFTGATEQRPGKFELAQGGTILLDEIADMPLELQAKLLRVLQEREVTRLGGRDTIKVDCRILAATNQSLERAAKQGRFREDLFFRLNVVPVQVPPLRDRRGDIAELLTFFIDKINREMGTSITGISPEARDLLLRHNWPGNVRELENTLIRAAVLASGSTIMPRDLALAAQESTPAMYGDMSLEEIVRLKLREYFRQTGDVEPSDLYALILERVERPLIELTLERTGGNQLQAAAILGINRNTLRKKISTLKITPRRGAAQE, encoded by the coding sequence ATGAGCATGGAATCGACCTCGCCGGGCACCATCCTGGTGGCGGACGACGAGGAGAGCGTCCGCTTCGTCCTCGCCAAGGCGCTGGAGAGCGCCGGGCACGTGGTGCTGCAGGCCAGCGGCGGCCGCGAAGCGCTCGACCGCCTGCGCGAACGCCCGTTCGACATCGCCTTCATCGACCTGCGCATGCCCGATTACGACGGCCTCGCCGTGCTCGGGTCGGCGCGCGAGTCGGGCATCACCACGCCGATCGTCATCGTCACCGCCCAGAACACGATGGACAACGCCATCGAGGCGATGAAGCGCGGCGCCTACGACTACATCGCCAAGCCGTTCAACATCGACGAGGTGCAGGCGGTGGCGCATCGGGCGCTGGAGATGGCGCGCCTCTCGACCGATCTGAAACGGGTCGAGCGCGAGCTGCGCGGCCGCTTCGAGGTCGGCGTCGCGATCATCGGCAACAGCCCGGCGATGCAGGAGATCTACAAGATCATCGGCCGCATCGCGAACACCGACACGACGGTGCTCATCCAGGGCGAGAGCGGCACCGGCAAAGAGCTGATCGCCAAGGTGATCCACTACCATTCGCCGCGCTGGAGCGGGCCGTTCGTCGCCATCAACTGCTCGGCGATCCCGCGCGAGCTGCTGGAGAGCGAGCTCTTCGGCCACGAGAAGGGCGCCTTCACCGGCGCGACCGAGCAGCGCCCGGGCAAGTTCGAGCTCGCCCAGGGCGGCACGATCCTGCTCGACGAGATCGCCGACATGCCGCTCGAGCTGCAGGCGAAGCTGCTGCGCGTCCTGCAGGAACGCGAGGTGACGCGCCTCGGCGGCCGCGACACGATCAAGGTCGACTGCCGCATCCTCGCCGCCACCAACCAGTCGCTCGAGCGCGCCGCCAAGCAGGGCCGGTTCCGCGAGGACCTCTTCTTCCGCCTCAACGTGGTGCCGGTCCAGGTGCCGCCGTTGCGCGATCGCCGCGGCGACATCGCCGAGCTGCTCACCTTCTTCATCGACAAGATCAACCGCGAGATGGGCACCTCGATCACCGGCATCTCGCCCGAGGCGCGCGACCTGCTGCTGCGCCACAACTGGCCGGGCAATGTACGCGAGCTGGAGAACACGCTGATCCGCGCCGCCGTGCTGGCGTCGGGCTCGACCATCATGCCGCGCGACCTGGCCCTGGCGGCGCAGGAGTCGACGCCGGCGATGTACGGCGACATGTCGCTCGAGGAGATCGTCCGCCTCAAGCTGCGCGAGTATTTCCGCCAGACCGGCGACGTCGAGCCGTCCGACCTGTACGCGCTGATCCTCGAGCGCGTCGAGCGGCCGCTGATCGAGCTCACCCTGGAGCGCACCGGCGGCAACCAACTGCAGGCCGCCGCCATTCTCGGGATCAACCGCAACACCCTGCGCAAGAAGATCTCGACCCTGAAGATCACGCCGCGGCGCGGCGCGGCGCAGGAGTGA
- the tadA gene encoding Flp pilus assembly complex ATPase component TadA, protein MFDSDADETLFRFLTRYGALDPSVREAVESAARSAQMTAAEALCDGGWLDENALAEVLQQHLRLARVGVEEIPAATDGLDPDLLRAHLVVPAAVNDGRLLLAMVNPFDHAVIERLRFASGRRVMPAVALLSEVRAVHQQWFSRAHSIVEPEASAPEPSLEALRAEASDSPIIRLAARFIEQGVSVRASDIHFEPTADGLTVRFRIDGVLEETARVSAAVRNPLIARLKVMARLDIAERRVPQDGGLTARVAGRRIDCRVSTLPTQYGEKVVIRLLDAQRALARLDELGFEPHELSRLETCLRQPEGMILTTGPTGSGKSTTLYAMLRAIHSPEVNIVTVENPIEYRLLGINQTEVNERQGMTMAAALRSILRQDPDVILVGEIRDRETAEIALQAAQTGHLVLSTLHTNDAVGAISRLVNLGVEREILASTLLAVIAQRLVRRVCDQCGAPTPIADGCPPAIRRALGDAMPRRGLGCQSCRNTGYRGRIGIYQVVCNSTEIKRHIHAEASELELLGLARQQGSRTLFEAAIDKVRLGATTVDEIVAAVKDAQQVEVCPACGALRAAGDAGCGGCGSGTDTATRAWRPTAPPSTEPAVTALPDAEAMAKPTILTMLAPKVLAVGSVLGGGVRGLCIAGGLGDTAAAELEMAVVEACGIATANGTQGDLRIEVEIWAEGCGVCVADEGPAWPWPRPSARAPDLDSFAGEVVSPEARAYLIRSSVDETSYERTGSTNRLWLIKRQAAAGRDAARADDADALAEAPVLA, encoded by the coding sequence ATGTTCGACTCCGACGCTGACGAAACGCTCTTTCGCTTCCTGACCCGCTACGGCGCCCTCGATCCCAGCGTGCGCGAAGCCGTCGAGAGCGCCGCGCGCAGCGCCCAGATGACGGCGGCGGAGGCGTTGTGCGACGGCGGCTGGCTGGACGAGAACGCGCTCGCGGAGGTGTTGCAGCAGCACCTCCGCCTCGCCCGCGTCGGCGTCGAGGAGATCCCGGCGGCGACCGACGGGCTCGATCCCGACCTCCTGCGGGCCCATCTCGTCGTCCCGGCGGCGGTGAACGACGGCCGGCTGCTGCTGGCGATGGTCAACCCGTTCGACCACGCGGTCATCGAGCGGCTTCGCTTCGCCTCGGGCCGCCGCGTGATGCCGGCCGTGGCGCTGCTCAGCGAGGTGCGCGCCGTCCACCAGCAGTGGTTCTCGCGCGCCCACTCGATCGTCGAGCCGGAAGCGAGCGCGCCCGAGCCCAGCCTCGAAGCGCTGCGCGCCGAGGCGAGCGACAGTCCGATCATCCGCCTCGCGGCCCGCTTCATCGAGCAGGGCGTGTCGGTGCGCGCCAGCGACATCCACTTCGAGCCGACCGCGGACGGGCTGACGGTCCGCTTCCGCATCGACGGCGTGCTCGAGGAGACGGCGCGCGTGTCGGCGGCGGTGCGCAATCCGCTGATCGCCCGCCTCAAGGTCATGGCACGGCTCGACATCGCGGAACGCCGCGTGCCGCAGGACGGCGGCCTCACCGCGCGCGTCGCCGGGCGCCGCATCGACTGCCGGGTCTCGACGCTGCCGACGCAATACGGCGAGAAAGTCGTCATCCGCCTGCTCGACGCGCAACGGGCGCTGGCCCGCCTCGACGAGCTCGGCTTCGAACCGCACGAGCTGAGCAGGCTCGAGACCTGCCTGCGGCAGCCGGAGGGCATGATCCTCACCACCGGCCCGACCGGCAGCGGCAAGTCGACGACCCTCTACGCGATGCTGCGCGCCATCCATTCGCCCGAGGTGAACATCGTCACCGTCGAGAACCCGATCGAGTATCGCCTCCTCGGCATCAACCAGACCGAGGTGAACGAGCGCCAGGGCATGACCATGGCGGCGGCGCTGCGCTCCATCCTGCGCCAGGATCCGGACGTCATCCTGGTCGGCGAGATCCGCGATCGCGAGACCGCCGAGATCGCCCTGCAGGCGGCGCAGACCGGCCATCTCGTGCTGTCGACGCTGCACACCAACGACGCCGTCGGCGCCATCAGCCGCCTGGTGAACCTCGGGGTCGAGCGGGAGATCCTCGCCTCGACGCTGCTGGCGGTCATCGCGCAGCGCCTGGTGCGCCGCGTCTGCGACCAGTGCGGCGCCCCGACGCCGATCGCCGACGGTTGCCCGCCGGCGATCCGCCGCGCCCTCGGCGACGCCATGCCGCGCCGTGGCCTCGGCTGTCAGAGCTGTCGCAACACCGGCTACCGCGGCCGCATCGGCATCTACCAGGTGGTGTGCAACTCGACCGAGATCAAGCGCCACATCCACGCCGAGGCGTCGGAGCTCGAGCTCCTCGGTCTGGCGCGCCAGCAGGGTTCGCGCACGCTGTTCGAGGCGGCCATCGACAAGGTGCGCCTCGGCGCCACGACGGTGGACGAGATCGTCGCCGCGGTGAAGGACGCCCAGCAGGTCGAGGTGTGCCCGGCGTGCGGCGCGCTGCGCGCCGCCGGCGACGCCGGCTGCGGCGGGTGCGGCAGCGGCACCGACACCGCCACGCGCGCCTGGCGCCCGACCGCGCCGCCGTCGACCGAGCCCGCCGTCACGGCGCTGCCGGACGCGGAAGCGATGGCCAAGCCGACGATCCTCACCATGCTCGCCCCCAAGGTGCTGGCGGTCGGATCGGTGCTCGGCGGCGGCGTGCGCGGCCTCTGCATCGCCGGCGGGTTGGGCGACACGGCGGCCGCCGAGCTCGAGATGGCGGTGGTCGAAGCCTGCGGCATCGCCACCGCCAACGGCACCCAGGGCGACCTGCGCATCGAGGTGGAGATCTGGGCCGAGGGCTGCGGCGTCTGCGTCGCCGACGAAGGCCCCGCCTGGCCATGGCCGCGGCCGAGCGCCCGGGCCCCGGATCTCGACTCGTTCGCCGGCGAGGTCGTGAGCCCCGAGGCGCGCGCCTACCTCATCCGCTCCTCGGTCGACGAAACGAGCTACGAGCGCACCGGCAGCACCAACCGCCTGTGGCTGATCAAGCGCCAGGCGGCCGCCGGCCGGGACGCGGCGCGTGCGGACGACGCCGACGCGCTCGCCGAGGCGCCCGTTCTCGCCTGA
- the thiE gene encoding thiamine phosphate synthase: MAAFAFPEPLYPIADADSSADVIALAEAILAGGARLLQLRAKRATTRELIALARAVQTRARRAGAQLILNDRADVAKLVGSGLHLGQDDLPPAAARAILGPEAVIGFSTHTLAQLDAAVRAGGVDYLAFGPIFATRSKANPDPALGLATLAAARPRCPLPLVAIGGISAETLPAARRAGADAVAVIGAIASAADPAEATRRLRAAC; this comes from the coding sequence ATGGCGGCGTTCGCCTTTCCGGAGCCGCTCTATCCGATCGCCGACGCCGACAGCAGCGCCGACGTCATCGCCCTCGCGGAGGCGATCCTGGCCGGCGGCGCCCGGCTGCTGCAGTTGCGCGCCAAGCGCGCCACGACGCGCGAGCTGATCGCCCTCGCCCGCGCCGTGCAGACACGCGCGCGAAGGGCCGGAGCGCAGCTCATCCTCAACGACCGGGCCGACGTCGCCAAACTGGTCGGCAGCGGCCTCCACCTGGGACAGGACGATCTGCCACCGGCCGCGGCGCGCGCCATCCTCGGGCCCGAGGCGGTGATCGGCTTCTCCACCCACACCCTGGCGCAGCTCGATGCCGCCGTCCGCGCCGGCGGCGTCGACTACCTCGCCTTCGGCCCGATCTTCGCCACCCGCAGCAAGGCGAACCCCGATCCCGCGCTCGGTCTCGCGACCCTCGCCGCCGCCCGCCCGCGATGCCCGCTGCCCCTGGTCGCCATCGGCGGCATCAGCGCCGAGACGCTGCCGGCCGCGCGCCGCGCCGGCGCCGACGCCGTGGCGGTGATCGGCGCGATCGCCTCGGCGGCGGACCCGGCGGAGGCGACGCGTCGCCTCCGCGCCGCCTGTTGA
- a CDS encoding SpoVR family protein translates to MPTAWDIGDLETWDDRVREQVEAFGLDCYPQEFEVCDHNQMLAYMAYSGMPSHYPHWSYGKSFEKLKTLYDHGVSGLPYEMVINSNPALAYLMRDNSLLLQILTIAHVYGHNDFFKNNFTFRSTRAEYTIGTFKAHAQRIRRYQEDPSIGLERVEAILDAAHALSLQCRRNLAVRKLSDEDARQAALEAARPPADPFHRIHRAQDLEEPDLRRTPQVPDDDLLLFIRDHNPYLAEWERDLLTIVHEEAQYFIPQIETKIMNEGWASYWHKRILDSLELGPDLQLEFIVRHNQVVRPHEGSINPYHVGLRVWEHIHRSAGEGAAGDAAIFAVRESDRDTAFLRRHLGEELVRELDLFEYQRKGNDYVITQVADADGWRQVRDTLIATVGMNSVPVIRVIDGDAGGKRTLALEHLHDGRDLHPEYAERTLSFVHQLWQREVQLETVIGGKPQLLVHSDRGFTVKAR, encoded by the coding sequence ATGCCGACCGCGTGGGACATCGGCGATCTCGAGACCTGGGACGACCGCGTGCGCGAGCAGGTCGAGGCCTTCGGCCTCGACTGCTATCCGCAGGAGTTCGAGGTCTGCGACCACAACCAGATGCTCGCCTACATGGCGTATTCCGGCATGCCGTCGCACTACCCGCACTGGTCGTACGGCAAGTCCTTCGAGAAGTTGAAGACGCTGTACGACCACGGCGTCTCCGGCCTGCCCTACGAGATGGTGATCAACTCCAACCCCGCCCTCGCCTATCTGATGCGGGACAACTCGCTGCTGCTGCAGATCCTCACCATCGCCCACGTCTACGGGCACAACGACTTCTTCAAGAACAACTTCACCTTCCGCTCCACCCGCGCCGAGTACACGATCGGCACCTTCAAGGCGCACGCGCAGCGCATCCGCCGCTACCAGGAAGACCCCAGCATCGGCCTCGAGCGCGTCGAGGCCATCCTCGACGCCGCGCACGCCCTCTCCCTGCAGTGCCGCCGCAACCTCGCGGTGCGCAAGCTGAGCGACGAGGACGCGCGCCAGGCGGCGCTGGAGGCGGCGCGGCCGCCGGCCGATCCCTTTCATCGCATCCACCGCGCGCAGGATCTCGAGGAACCCGACCTGCGGCGCACGCCGCAGGTGCCGGACGACGACCTGTTGCTGTTCATCCGCGACCACAACCCCTACCTCGCGGAATGGGAGCGCGACCTCCTGACCATCGTCCACGAGGAGGCCCAGTACTTCATCCCCCAGATCGAGACGAAGATCATGAACGAGGGCTGGGCCTCGTACTGGCACAAACGGATCCTCGACAGCCTGGAGCTCGGTCCGGACCTGCAGCTCGAGTTCATCGTCCGCCACAACCAGGTGGTGCGCCCGCACGAGGGCAGCATCAATCCGTACCACGTCGGGCTCCGCGTCTGGGAGCACATCCACCGCAGCGCCGGCGAGGGCGCGGCCGGCGACGCCGCGATCTTCGCCGTCCGCGAGAGCGACCGCGATACCGCCTTCCTCCGCCGCCATCTCGGCGAAGAGCTGGTGCGCGAGCTCGACCTGTTCGAGTATCAGCGCAAGGGCAACGACTACGTCATCACCCAGGTCGCGGACGCCGACGGATGGCGCCAGGTGCGCGACACCCTGATCGCGACCGTCGGGATGAACAGCGTGCCGGTCATCCGGGTGATCGACGGCGACGCCGGCGGCAAGCGGACGCTGGCGCTCGAACACCTGCACGATGGCCGCGATCTCCACCCCGAGTACGCCGAGCGCACGCTCTCCTTCGTGCACCAGCTCTGGCAGCGCGAGGTCCAGCTCGAGACCGTGATCGGCGGCAAGCCGCAGTTGCTCGTGCACAGCGACCGCGGCTTCACGGTCAAGGCGCGCTGA